The nucleotide sequence CCGACGAGCTCAGAAACTCGCTGTCTTGAAACTTAAAGTACGACTTGGCGCCATGCCCCGCAATGTAGATGATGATGTTCGATTGATCGTCTGAAAGGAGCCGCCGCGTGGGTGGGGTATTCTCGTCGTAGCGACCCTGCAATACACTCAGAAAGCGGCGCacgtccacgtcgctgcccGCGTAGTCCACCTGTGCACTGCAGCCGTATAGGTtcatgcgcgcgcgctcttcctcgccccAGCCCTCGGGCGACTGCAGAAAAACTTCCGCTGGGTACGCGTTTCGCGGATCGCACGCGAAGCTGTCactgagaaagagaaggatgTGATCGTCGTCAATTccacgctggcgcagcaggtggTACATGGATAGGGCGTTGGCAGTGTGACGGTAGTTGAAGAGGTAccgggaggaggagagaatgaCAGCCCAGTTGTTGCCCCGGCTCTTGCTTGTTGCGTTCAGCGGCACAGACGCggtggccgccgcagcggtgagGGCGGCAGCATACTTGTCTGACACACAGGACGAGGCGGCAAGGACAAGGAGGACGAAGGCAAGCAATCTCGTCACGTTATACCGAGGTGTCGACGCCATCACGTGATAGTGCGGTGCACACAAACAGAAGGAGTTGCAGTAGCTCTCTTGAGTGCGTAGGCAGCCGCGTCTCGCTGGGGagcggaaaaaaagggaagatgTGGAACAGCTGTAACCCTCCGCTGCCGTGTGCTGGGCC is from Leishmania braziliensis MHOM/BR/75/M2904 complete genome, chromosome 18 and encodes:
- the GPI8 gene encoding putative GPI-anchor transamidase subunit 8 (GPI8); this translates as MASTPRYNVTRLLAFVLLVLAASSCVSDKYAAALTAAAATASVPLNATSKSRGNNWAVILSSSRYLFNYRHTANALSMYHLLRQRGIDDDHILLFLSDSFACDPRNAYPAEVFLQSPEGWGEEERARMNLYGCSAQVDYAGSDVDVRRFLSVLQGRYDENTPPTRRLLSDDQSNIIIYIAGHGAKSYFKFQDSEFLSSSDISETLMMMYQQRRYGRIVFLADTCHAIALCESVEAPNVVCLAASDAESESYSYKYDRKLGLPMTSYWMYDMYWLLKGTSCSNPHTRRIGNDAVSVLHQSWYSLNYHPYRVEVSGDNSKPVHRDAVNDPAALREWIVADFMCGNVPAAVPVDVRYDLE